CGCCCCGGCCTTTCACGTCGGCGACATAGAAGGATTGCTCATAGGCGCCGCCGGGAAAGCCGATGTTCAGCTCGTGTCGCACCGTGCTGTGGGCACCGTCGCAACCGGCGAGGTAATCGGCGACGACGGTTTCGGTCTTGCCCTGTTTGCTCAGTGTCGCAATGACGGCGTGGCCCTTGTCCTGGAAAGCGACTAGCTCGATGCCGCGCTCGACCTCGACGCCGGCGCGTTCCAGATGCGTGATCAGCACGCGTTCGTGGATGTCCTGGGGTAGCGCGAAGGCGAAGGAATAGGGGCTGATGCCGCGGCCGAAATCCGACAGCGGCAACCGCGCTGCGACTCCAGCCGGCGTGTGCACGGTGAGCTGCTCGATCTTCACGCCCGCGGCAAGCACGTCATCGACGATGCCGATCTGGCGGTGGAACTCCAACGTGCGCGCCTGGACGGCCAGCGCCCTGGAGGTTTCGCCGGGAGCGGCGGCCTTGTCGAAAATGCGCACCGGGACGCCGAGCTTGGTCAGCCAGAGCGCGAGCGTCAGCCCGGTCGGGCCGGCGCCGGCGATGAGGACCTTGGTGTTAGCAATGGTCATTTTTCTTCTCCCTCAACGATACGGACTTTTTCGTGTTCCCGCAGCCGGTTTACGCCGGCGGTGACGACCCGGTCGCCCCTGGCGAGCCCGTCGCTGACGACGACGCGGTCGGTCTCGTAGCGGGCAACGGTGACGGGTTTGAGCTCGACGGCCGACGCGGCGCTGACGACCCAGACGGCCGGCTGGCCGTCCTTATCGAACAGCGCCCTGCCCGGCAGCAACACCACCGGCGCGCTGGCGATCTCGGCCCGGCCGGCGACACTTGCGCCGAAGCGCATCTCGTCCGGCGCATTCTCGAGCGAGACCTTGACCTGGAAAGTGCGGGTGGCGGCATCGGCCATCGGCGCGATTTCGCGCACCGGGCCGATCGCGGTGACCGCCGGGTTGCTGAGCAGAGAGACCGTCACCCTCGGCGGATGCCGCGTATCGGGCGTGTTGGCAAAGGCGGCTTCCGCGATCGAGAACACCGCGTCGCGGCTCTTCGGGTCGGCGACGCGCGCCACCATTTGGCCGACATTGACGGACTGGCCGGCTTCGGCGCCGGTGGCGGTAACTATGCCGTCGAACTCAGCCCGAAGCTCGGTGTAACCGAGTTGGTCCTTGGCCATGGCGAAGGCGATGTTCGCCGATTTCAGCTTCGCTTCGGCCGAGCGCAAATTCTTCAGCGTCGCATCGTGGTTGGCGCGGGTGGTGAACCCCCTGGCGAGCAGGGCGCCGATGCGTGCCTCGGCAGCCCTGGC
The window above is part of the Mesorhizobium sp. WSM4904 genome. Proteins encoded here:
- a CDS encoding efflux RND transporter periplasmic adaptor subunit, which codes for MIAALFDNKPLRRRLVAGSIAALACGAAIVWHGARSEASNAAPATPETKLVKAVAVSPTSNAEIRVAIGEIKPRLESDLGFRVSGKLIQRIGEIGAMVKKGEVLARIDDQDYRNQLASADADVAAAEAVLVEARAAEARIGALLARGFTTRANHDATLKNLRSAEAKLKSANIAFAMAKDQLGYTELRAEFDGIVTATGAEAGQSVNVGQMVARVADPKSRDAVFSIAEAAFANTPDTRHPPRVTVSLLSNPAVTAIGPVREIAPMADAATRTFQVKVSLENAPDEMRFGASVAGRAEIASAPVVLLPGRALFDKDGQPAVWVVSAASAVELKPVTVARYETDRVVVSDGLARGDRVVTAGVNRLREHEKVRIVEGEEK